One segment of Streptomyces sp. YIM 121038 DNA contains the following:
- a CDS encoding RNB domain-containing ribonuclease — protein MPRRHLRVTGAAEAPLRAALRDLRARLDVPEEFPAGALAEAERAAAAPRLPDEDATDVPFFTVDPPASVDLDQAMHLSRRPGGGYRVRYAIADVAAYVTPKGPLDTEAHRRVTTLYFPDEKVPLHPTALSEGAASLLPGQTCPALVWTVDLDADGRTESADVRRALVRSRAKLDYDGVQASIDAGTAEEPLALLADVGRLRERLEVERGGISLNVPEQEVVEGPGDTYALAYRAPLPADGWNAQISLLTGMAAAQLMIDSGTGVLRTLPTAPDGAVGRLRRTAKALDIDWPHHVPYAALVRSLDPRLPRHAAFLQECTTLLRGAGYTAFGGGEVPELTTHAAVAAPYAHCTAPLRRLVDRYAAELCLAACADAAPPEWVLAALPGLPKEMAEGTRRGNAVERASVDLVEAALLKDRVGELFDAVVVDVKEAEPAVGTVQLTDPAVVARVESAAARLPLGERLRVRLARADPAEAKVLFTPA, from the coding sequence ATGCCCCGGCGTCATCTCCGAGTCACCGGCGCAGCCGAGGCCCCGCTGCGGGCGGCGCTGCGGGACCTGCGCGCAAGGCTGGACGTACCCGAAGAGTTCCCGGCGGGGGCCCTGGCGGAGGCGGAGCGCGCCGCCGCGGCCCCGAGGCTGCCCGACGAGGACGCGACGGACGTCCCCTTCTTCACGGTCGACCCGCCGGCCTCGGTCGACCTGGACCAGGCCATGCACCTGTCGCGGCGGCCGGGCGGCGGCTACCGGGTGCGGTACGCCATCGCCGACGTGGCCGCGTACGTCACCCCGAAGGGCCCCCTCGACACCGAGGCCCACCGGCGCGTCACCACCCTCTACTTCCCCGACGAGAAGGTGCCGCTGCACCCGACCGCCCTCAGCGAGGGCGCGGCCAGCCTGCTGCCGGGCCAGACCTGCCCGGCGCTGGTGTGGACGGTCGACCTGGACGCGGACGGCCGCACCGAGTCCGCCGACGTGCGCCGCGCCCTGGTCCGCAGCCGCGCCAAGCTCGACTACGACGGCGTCCAGGCGAGCATCGACGCGGGCACCGCCGAGGAGCCGCTCGCGCTGCTCGCGGACGTCGGCAGGCTCCGCGAGCGCCTTGAGGTCGAGCGCGGCGGCATCTCCCTCAACGTCCCCGAGCAGGAGGTCGTCGAGGGCCCGGGCGACACCTACGCGCTCGCCTACCGCGCGCCCCTGCCCGCCGACGGCTGGAACGCCCAGATCTCCCTGCTCACGGGCATGGCCGCCGCGCAACTCATGATCGACTCCGGTACGGGCGTCCTGCGGACGCTGCCGACGGCCCCGGACGGCGCGGTCGGCCGGCTGCGCAGGACCGCGAAGGCCCTGGACATCGACTGGCCGCACCACGTCCCGTACGCCGCGCTCGTCCGCTCCCTCGACCCGCGCCTGCCCCGCCACGCAGCGTTCCTCCAGGAGTGCACGACGCTGCTGCGCGGCGCCGGGTACACGGCGTTCGGCGGCGGCGAGGTCCCCGAGCTGACGACGCACGCCGCGGTGGCCGCGCCGTACGCGCACTGCACGGCGCCGCTGCGCCGCCTCGTCGACCGGTACGCGGCCGAGCTGTGCCTGGCCGCCTGCGCGGACGCCGCGCCCCCGGAGTGGGTGCTCGCGGCCCTGCCCGGCCTGCCCAAGGAGATGGCGGAGGGCACGCGGCGCGGCAACGCCGTGGAGCGCGCGAGCGTCGACCTCGTCGAGGCGGCGCTGCTCAAGGACCGCGTGGGCGAGCTCTTCGACGCGGTGGTCGTGGACGTGAAGGAGGCGGAACCCGCCGTCGGCACCGTCCAGTTGACCGACCCCGCCGTCGTCGCCCGCGTCGAGTCGGCCGCGGCCCGGCTGCCCCTGGGCGAACGTCTGCGCGTCCGCCTCGCGCGGGCGGACCCCGCCGAGGCGAAGGTCCTGTTCACTCCCGCGTGA
- a CDS encoding MerR family transcriptional regulator produces the protein MRIGEIAAAVGLTTRAIRHYHHLGLLPEPVRLPNGYRSYGLREAIVLARIRRLTELGLGLDEVRDVLADDAGRELTEVLAELDEDLARQEAAVRERRTRLAELLQLSREGLLPGDGPVSPGLADLFARLWPADSASAAKDLEHLALFDAIAEPGLRERLYATLREVADDAGLSARMRQVYARLDELTDAPADDPRVVPLGEDLAGLVPDGILAVLVGGDEDREAPGGPGGGRAPRERARLGTAFGDAFLDDFAPAQAAAVRHMLKLLTGTTRWSP, from the coding sequence ATGCGGATCGGAGAGATCGCGGCGGCCGTCGGCCTGACCACGCGCGCCATCAGGCACTACCACCACCTCGGGCTGCTTCCCGAGCCGGTGCGCCTGCCCAACGGCTACCGCTCGTACGGCCTGCGCGAGGCCATCGTGCTCGCGCGGATCAGACGCCTCACCGAACTCGGCCTCGGCCTCGACGAGGTGCGGGACGTGCTCGCCGACGACGCCGGGCGCGAGCTGACCGAGGTCCTCGCCGAGCTCGACGAGGACCTGGCCCGGCAGGAGGCGGCCGTACGGGAGCGGCGCACCCGGCTCGCCGAGCTGCTCCAGCTGTCCAGGGAGGGGCTGCTGCCCGGCGACGGGCCCGTATCGCCGGGGCTCGCCGACCTGTTCGCGCGGCTGTGGCCCGCCGACTCGGCGAGCGCGGCGAAGGACCTCGAACACCTCGCCCTGTTCGACGCCATCGCCGAGCCCGGCCTGCGCGAGCGCCTCTACGCGACGCTGCGCGAGGTCGCCGACGACGCCGGGCTCAGCGCCCGCATGCGGCAGGTGTACGCGCGCCTGGACGAGCTGACCGACGCGCCCGCCGACGACCCCCGGGTCGTGCCGCTCGGCGAGGACCTCGCCGGGCTCGTGCCCGACGGCATCCTCGCGGTCCTCGTGGGCGGGGACGAGGACCGCGAGGCGCCCGGCGGCCCGGGCGGCGGGCGCGCGCCGCGGGAGCGGGCCCGCCTCGGCACCGCCTTCGGGGACGCGTTCCTCGACGACTTCGCGCCCGCCCAGGCGGCGGCCGTACGGCACATGCTGAAGCTGCTCACCGGGACGACGCGGTGGTCGCCGTGA